The following are encoded together in the Pleurocapsa sp. FMAR1 genome:
- the dcm gene encoding DNA (cytosine-5-)-methyltransferase — translation MTDCVRFIDLFAGLGGMRQGLEDACQKMRISAKCVFTSEIKEYAIATYQENFLENKIHGDISQVATSEIPEFDILLAGFPCQPFSTAGTRQGFLDTRGTLFFEIERILEAKQPFGFLLENVEGLVQHDRGKTLATILSKLKQLDYHVTWKVLNAKNFGIPQDRKRIYIVGNKNHPISLEFTSQKQVLLKTIFETEKPILKTDLTQRLLAHYSIEKLYGKAIKDKRGGNDNIHSWDLELKGQVSKPQKELLNQLLKERRRKIWAEKKGIKWMDGMPLTLEEILTFYNPNNLFQSNDPKLMLDDLVDKGYLKFEYPKDLVETISSNGKVIRKRQYRKDLPKGYNIIVGKLSFEISKILDPNRIAPTLVATDMNKLAVVDGNGIRKLTIREGLRLFGFPEDYQINLPVTKAFDLLGNTVVVPVIEEIIERIIIQKLITTPNQSYNLCPV, via the coding sequence ATGACTGATTGCGTTCGTTTTATTGACCTATTTGCTGGTCTTGGAGGAATGAGACAAGGTTTAGAAGATGCTTGTCAAAAAATGAGAATTTCTGCAAAGTGTGTATTTACTTCGGAAATTAAAGAATATGCGATCGCGACATATCAGGAGAATTTTTTAGAAAATAAGATTCATGGTGACATATCTCAAGTAGCGACTTCAGAAATCCCAGAATTTGACATTTTATTAGCTGGATTTCCTTGTCAACCATTTAGCACAGCAGGAACAAGACAAGGTTTTTTAGACACAAGAGGAACTTTGTTTTTTGAAATAGAAAGGATACTAGAAGCCAAGCAACCCTTTGGTTTTTTATTAGAAAATGTAGAAGGTTTAGTTCAACACGACCGAGGTAAAACTTTAGCAACAATTTTAAGTAAATTGAAGCAATTAGACTATCATGTAACTTGGAAAGTTTTAAATGCTAAAAACTTTGGTATTCCTCAAGATAGAAAACGAATTTACATAGTAGGAAATAAAAATCATCCTATATCTTTAGAGTTTACCAGCCAAAAACAAGTTTTATTAAAAACAATTTTTGAAACAGAAAAGCCTATCTTAAAAACCGATTTAACTCAACGACTTTTAGCTCATTACTCAATTGAAAAGCTTTATGGAAAAGCCATCAAGGATAAACGTGGAGGAAATGACAATATACATAGCTGGGATCTTGAGTTAAAAGGTCAAGTTAGTAAACCTCAGAAAGAATTGTTAAATCAATTGCTAAAAGAAAGAAGAAGAAAAATTTGGGCAGAAAAAAAAGGTATTAAATGGATGGATGGGATGCCTTTAACTTTAGAAGAAATATTAACTTTTTATAATCCTAATAATCTCTTTCAATCAAACGACCCGAAATTAATGTTAGATGACTTAGTTGACAAAGGATATTTGAAGTTTGAATACCCTAAAGATTTAGTAGAAACAATTAGTAGCAATGGTAAAGTTATAAGAAAGCGTCAATATCGTAAAGATTTGCCTAAAGGATATAATATTATTGTTGGTAAATTAAGCTTTGAAATTAGTAAAATACTCGATCCTAATAGAATTGCACCAACTCTAGTAGCGACAGATATGAATAAGTTAGCTGTTGTAGATGGCAATGGAATTAGAAAGCTAACTATTAGAGAAGGTTTGAGATTATTTGGATTTCCAGAAGATTATCAAATTAATTTACCTGTAACCAAAGCTTTCGATCTATTAGGTAATACTGTTGTTGTACCAGTAATAGAAGAAATAATTGAAAGAATAATCATACAAAAGTTAATCACAACACCAAATCAAAGTTACAATCTTTGTCCTGTATGA
- a CDS encoding AAA family ATPase: protein MPNNFLLNNLTQKIDKIVVGQSDLVRQLLVALLSGGHVIIEGVPGTGKTLLVKVLSRLIAADFRRIQLTPDILPSDILGTNIFDLNSRDFILKKGPVFTEILLADEVNRTPPKTQAALLEAMEEQQITLDGETMLLPPLFWVIATQNSLEFEGTYPLPEAQLDRFLFKLQVNYPAKDAEKQMLLNAQKGFKAKKLDLDQIQAIATVADILELRQQVQNIQVEDNIFDYLLNLVERTRQHPDLAIGASPRSTVAWLNASKANACLSGKDYVTPDDVKEVAAPLLRHRLLLKPEAQLDSVQIDEVIESILKQISVPR from the coding sequence ATGCCAAATAATTTCTTGCTTAATAATCTTACTCAGAAAATAGATAAGATCGTCGTTGGTCAATCGGATCTAGTCAGGCAATTATTAGTTGCGTTACTCAGTGGTGGTCACGTCATTATTGAAGGCGTACCAGGCACAGGCAAAACTTTACTAGTCAAGGTATTATCTAGACTTATTGCAGCAGATTTTCGACGTATCCAGCTAACTCCCGATATTCTCCCTTCTGATATCTTGGGGACAAACATTTTTGATCTTAACAGTCGCGATTTTATTCTTAAAAAAGGACCAGTTTTTACGGAAATACTTTTAGCTGACGAAGTTAACCGCACTCCTCCCAAAACCCAGGCTGCACTACTTGAAGCTATGGAAGAACAACAAATTACCCTAGATGGCGAAACCATGCTCTTACCTCCTTTATTTTGGGTAATAGCGACCCAAAACTCTCTAGAATTTGAGGGGACATATCCTTTACCAGAGGCGCAGTTAGATCGCTTTCTCTTTAAGCTTCAAGTAAACTATCCCGCCAAAGATGCAGAAAAACAGATGTTGCTTAATGCTCAAAAGGGATTTAAAGCCAAGAAATTAGATTTAGATCAAATTCAGGCGATCGCAACTGTAGCAGATATTCTTGAGCTTAGACAACAGGTACAAAATATTCAGGTAGAAGATAATATTTTTGACTACTTACTTAATTTAGTTGAACGTACCCGTCAGCATCCCGACTTGGCTATAGGTGCATCCCCGCGCTCAACCGTGGCTTGGTTAAATGCTTCCAAAGCCAATGCCTGTTTGTCTGGTAAAGATTATGTCACTCCTGATGATGTCAAAGAAGTTGCTGCACCTTTGTTGCGCCATCGCCTATTGCTCAAACCCGAAGCACAGTTAGATAGTGTGCAGATTGATGAGGTTATTGAATCTATCCTTAAGCAAATATCCGTACCCAGGTAA
- a CDS encoding type II toxin-antitoxin system PemK/MazF family toxin, which translates to MVERIYTPKQKHFIWIDLDPQAGHEQRGRRPALVISQSLYNQKTGFAVICPISNTTRTNPFYVEIPSNLKVTGVILSEQFRSLDYIARNAAYIEECPVAIFNVVMAKIYPVLF; encoded by the coding sequence GTGGTAGAAAGGATTTATACTCCTAAACAAAAACATTTTATTTGGATAGATTTAGATCCACAAGCAGGACACGAACAAAGAGGTCGTCGTCCTGCTTTAGTTATTAGTCAATCTCTTTACAACCAAAAAACAGGATTTGCGGTGATTTGTCCGATAAGTAATACCACACGTACAAATCCTTTCTATGTTGAAATCCCTTCTAACCTGAAAGTCACAGGGGTTATATTAAGCGAACAATTTAGATCACTAGATTATATAGCTAGAAACGCTGCATATATTGAAGAATGTCCTGTTGCAATATTTAATGTAGTAATGGCTAAGATTTATCCTGTTTTATTCTAA
- a CDS encoding AbrB/MazE/SpoVT family DNA-binding domain-containing protein: MTGQVGKWGNSLAVRLPKDIAEELDVKANDTVNFTIQKGKIVLEIVDKKPSFTLEELLNDYPETQEKEVDWGHAVGLEAW, from the coding sequence GTGACTGGACAAGTTGGTAAGTGGGGTAATTCTTTAGCTGTAAGGTTACCCAAAGATATAGCAGAAGAGCTAGACGTTAAGGCAAATGATACTGTTAACTTCACTATCCAAAAAGGAAAAATAGTTTTAGAAATAGTGGACAAAAAGCCTAGTTTCACTTTGGAGGAGCTATTAAATGACTATCCTGAAACACAAGAAAAAGAAGTTGATTGGGGTCATGCTGTAGGACTTGAAGCGTGGTAG
- a CDS encoding acetate--CoA ligase family protein produces the protein MLIDQIEQPVRVNARDSDVFDLFNVQEYLGPNPYLNRASLVFELALTGYDRPLPISDYLAVLGDRYPRLTEIEYASHAELFANTASMVNKLDMDLHLQGWSVQQQSESAKIAIESLHLRTTREVIYTVWDWFEAIARGEDFAIASQIDYLQQVFRNSVYGGPTVYALLRSANAKEIPSFYLWDERLMQYGYGKKQIRGVATTFDTDSHLDSDFSTQKDDCKRFLAELGFPVPKGDIVYSLSAACDAAAELGYPVAVKPVSGHKGIGVTADIQEETELESAYQRAVDAVPEGEKAAIIVENSIAGHDYRLLCVNGRFVAAIERQPASVVGNGRSSVRELIERENRSPQRSDTPTSPMGKIQTDESMHLYLAEQGLDLDSVIESDRTVYLRKVANLSSGGFSIDATNRVHPDNIILAQDIAQHFRLTCMGIDIITADLAQSWKQSSFGIIEINAAPGVYMHLNPAVGEPVDVTSRILATFFDSGKDARIPIISFNRITLRQLQKLSDRILTFHPDWTIGAVCREGIIVNRSEKQLNSNYNTNVRNLLRNPRLDLLIAEYDGKVLDREGMFYYGSNMVVLDDPDEVETMLARDVFPDSTVIIKQDRQISIKHRGLLEQYELESGELLEQVYLKEIATILE, from the coding sequence ATGTTAATTGACCAAATAGAACAACCAGTTCGCGTTAATGCTAGAGATAGCGATGTTTTTGATTTATTCAACGTTCAAGAATATTTAGGACCAAATCCTTATTTAAATAGAGCCTCGTTAGTATTTGAATTGGCTTTAACGGGATACGATCGCCCTTTACCTATTTCAGACTATCTAGCTGTATTGGGCGATCGCTATCCTCGATTAACAGAAATAGAATATGCTTCCCATGCAGAGTTATTTGCCAACACCGCTTCGATGGTAAATAAGCTGGACATGGATTTGCATCTTCAGGGTTGGAGTGTGCAGCAGCAATCTGAATCAGCCAAAATTGCTATAGAATCACTACATCTGCGGACTACTAGAGAAGTAATTTATACGGTCTGGGATTGGTTTGAGGCGATCGCTAGAGGCGAAGATTTTGCCATTGCCTCCCAAATAGATTATTTACAGCAAGTTTTTCGTAATTCGGTATATGGTGGACCAACCGTATATGCTTTACTGCGATCGGCAAATGCCAAGGAAATTCCCAGTTTTTATCTCTGGGATGAAAGATTGATGCAGTATGGTTATGGCAAAAAACAGATTAGAGGAGTCGCTACAACTTTTGATACCGATAGTCATTTAGATTCGGACTTTTCCACCCAAAAAGACGACTGCAAAAGATTTTTGGCTGAGTTGGGTTTTCCTGTACCCAAAGGAGATATAGTTTATTCTTTATCAGCAGCCTGTGATGCAGCAGCAGAATTGGGTTATCCCGTAGCTGTCAAGCCTGTATCGGGACATAAAGGCATTGGTGTAACTGCCGATATCCAAGAAGAAACCGAACTAGAATCCGCCTACCAAAGAGCGGTAGATGCCGTACCTGAAGGGGAAAAAGCAGCAATTATCGTCGAAAATAGCATTGCAGGTCATGATTATCGTTTACTGTGTGTTAATGGTCGTTTTGTGGCAGCGATCGAACGTCAACCAGCCTCAGTAGTTGGCAATGGTCGATCTTCGGTAAGAGAACTAATTGAACGAGAAAACCGTTCTCCTCAACGCAGCGACACTCCTACTTCCCCTATGGGTAAAATTCAAACGGATGAGTCGATGCACCTGTATTTAGCAGAACAGGGACTAGATTTAGATAGCGTGATAGAAAGCGATCGCACCGTCTATTTACGCAAGGTTGCAAATCTTTCTTCTGGTGGCTTTAGTATCGATGCCACTAATAGAGTACATCCCGATAATATTATCTTGGCTCAGGATATTGCCCAACATTTCCGCCTTACCTGTATGGGAATTGATATCATTACAGCCGATCTTGCTCAATCGTGGAAACAAAGCAGTTTTGGCATCATTGAAATTAATGCTGCACCAGGGGTTTATATGCACCTCAACCCTGCCGTTGGTGAACCAGTAGACGTTACCTCCCGCATCCTAGCCACCTTTTTTGATTCGGGTAAAGATGCTCGGATTCCGATTATTAGTTTTAACCGCATTACCCTACGACAGCTACAGAAATTGAGCGATCGCATTTTGACTTTTCATCCTGATTGGACAATTGGTGCAGTGTGTCGCGAAGGAATCATTGTTAATCGTTCAGAAAAGCAGCTTAACTCTAACTACAATACCAACGTGCGCAATTTGTTACGCAATCCTCGACTAGATTTGTTAATTGCCGAATACGATGGAAAAGTGTTGGATAGAGAAGGGATGTTTTATTACGGTAGTAATATGGTAGTTTTGGACGATCCTGACGAAGTAGAAACCATGCTGGCACGAGATGTTTTTCCTGACTCGACGGTAATTATTAAACAAGACCGACAAATAAGTATCAAGCATCGAGGTTTGTTAGAACAGTATGAATTAGAATCAGGAGAATTATTAGAGCAGGTTTACCTGAAAGAAATTGCGACGATTTTGGAATAA
- a CDS encoding cyanophycinase gives MNAVKTQTGQLIIIGGGEDKEGECKILREFIRRAGGRDSRIAVMTVATSLPGEVGRDYRDLFEKLGADVVDVVDTERREDASYSRNLEIIESATGVFFTGGDQARITEILKDSEIDKLLHQKFDRGLIIAGTSAGAAMMPDIMIVEGEGETNPRLDSVILEPGMGFLPQVAIDQHFSQRGRLGRLVSALIQQPAVLGFGIDEDTAIAVNGDEIEVIGEGAVTIVDVANVSHTNLKESLNDEALAICGAKLHILPNGYRFSLKQRDCLC, from the coding sequence ATGAACGCTGTAAAGACTCAAACTGGACAGCTAATAATCATTGGTGGCGGGGAAGACAAAGAAGGCGAATGTAAAATCTTAAGAGAATTTATCCGTCGTGCAGGAGGCAGAGACTCTCGGATTGCGGTGATGACTGTAGCAACATCTTTACCTGGGGAAGTAGGTAGAGACTACCGAGATTTATTTGAAAAGTTGGGTGCAGACGTAGTAGATGTTGTTGATACCGAACGCAGAGAAGATGCTAGCTATTCGCGAAATTTAGAAATTATTGAAAGTGCTACTGGAGTGTTCTTTACAGGCGGAGATCAGGCTCGGATCACAGAAATACTCAAAGACAGCGAGATTGACAAATTGCTTCATCAAAAGTTTGATCGCGGTTTGATTATTGCAGGTACAAGTGCAGGCGCAGCGATGATGCCTGATATTATGATCGTCGAAGGCGAAGGCGAAACTAATCCCCGTCTCGATAGTGTTATTTTAGAGCCAGGTATGGGCTTTTTACCCCAAGTAGCGATCGATCAGCATTTTTCCCAAAGAGGCAGACTGGGTAGATTGGTTTCTGCTTTAATTCAACAGCCAGCAGTGTTGGGTTTTGGTATTGACGAAGACACGGCGATCGCCGTCAATGGAGATGAAATCGAAGTTATAGGCGAAGGCGCAGTAACTATAGTTGATGTTGCTAACGTTAGTCACACCAACCTCAAAGAATCTCTAAATGATGAAGCTTTAGCAATTTGTGGTGCCAAGCTGCATATTTTGCCTAATGGTTATCGCTTTAGTCTTAAGCAAAGAGATTGTCTTTGTTAA
- a CDS encoding DUF58 domain-containing protein, translated as MIPSRRCYVLLSIGGASAALLDVLINRQVSLNFLGIYDFALLVATIADASGIKSNAVEVVRQKIDRLSVGRDNPIELQIQASKNKATVLIRDAFPQKFTVDKDTLKINIPANSISEQTYIIHPDSRGEYEWGDIHIRQLGKLSLAWRDWKVPAKQKVTIYPDLIGLKQLSIRLTIENSGTMRQARRLGNGTEFAELREYSSGEDIRLIDWKATARRDRPVVRVLEPEQEQTIFILLDRGRLMTARVEGLKRFDWGLNATLSMALAGLSRGDKVGVAAFDRDIATWIPPERGNHHLSKLVDRLTPIQPVLLEPDYLGAVTKVITQQTRRALVVVITDIVDETASSELLSAMMRLTPRYLPFCVTLRDPVIDRLAHSHTDNTKDTYARAVALDLLAQRQLAFTKLRQRGVLVLDAPCDRISEELVDRYLQLKARNLL; from the coding sequence ATGATTCCATCAAGACGATGTTATGTACTGCTATCAATAGGTGGTGCAAGTGCTGCGCTACTAGATGTCTTAATCAATCGTCAAGTGAGTTTAAACTTTCTGGGGATTTATGATTTTGCTTTACTAGTGGCAACCATTGCCGATGCGTCTGGGATTAAGTCTAATGCAGTTGAGGTAGTACGGCAGAAAATAGATCGCCTCTCAGTCGGCAGAGATAACCCGATCGAGTTACAGATCCAAGCTAGTAAAAATAAAGCTACTGTTCTGATTCGTGATGCTTTTCCTCAAAAGTTTACGGTTGATAAAGATACTCTAAAAATCAACATACCTGCTAATAGCATTAGTGAGCAAACTTATATTATTCATCCTGATAGTCGCGGAGAATATGAGTGGGGAGATATTCATATTCGTCAGTTAGGAAAGCTTAGTTTAGCTTGGCGAGATTGGAAAGTACCAGCTAAACAAAAAGTAACTATCTATCCTGACCTGATCGGTTTAAAGCAGCTTTCAATTCGCTTGACTATCGAAAATAGTGGCACAATGCGTCAGGCGAGAAGACTGGGAAACGGTACAGAATTTGCAGAGTTGAGGGAATATAGTTCAGGGGAAGATATTCGCCTGATTGATTGGAAAGCTACTGCCCGTCGCGATCGCCCCGTAGTTAGAGTTTTAGAACCAGAACAAGAACAAACTATATTTATACTCCTAGATCGGGGGCGTTTGATGACTGCCAGGGTAGAGGGTTTAAAACGATTTGACTGGGGTTTAAATGCTACTTTGTCTATGGCTTTGGCAGGGTTAAGCCGTGGAGATAAAGTTGGCGTGGCAGCATTCGATCGCGATATCGCCACCTGGATCCCCCCAGAAAGGGGAAATCATCATCTCTCTAAACTAGTTGATCGCCTGACACCAATTCAACCTGTATTGTTAGAACCAGATTACCTTGGTGCAGTAACTAAAGTCATTACCCAACAAACTCGTCGTGCTTTGGTGGTTGTGATCACAGATATAGTTGATGAGACAGCATCGAGTGAGTTACTCAGTGCCATGATGCGTTTAACTCCCCGCTATCTGCCTTTCTGTGTAACTCTCCGAGATCCTGTCATCGATCGGCTTGCTCACTCCCACACAGATAATACTAAGGATACTTATGCCCGTGCAGTGGCTTTAGATTTATTAGCACAGCGTCAACTAGCCTTTACCAAATTAAGACAGCGAGGCGTATTAGTTTTAGATGCACCATGCGATCGCATTAGCGAAGAATTAGTTGATCGCTATTTGCAGTTAAAAGCTCGCAATTTATTATGA
- the fusA gene encoding elongation factor G, whose protein sequence is MKDLTRYRNIGIFAHVDAGKTTTTERILKLTGKTHKIGEVHEGEATTDFMDQEKERGITIQSAATSCFWKEHQLNIIDTPGHVDFTIEVYRSLKVLDGGIGVFCASGGVEPQSETNWRYANDSKVARIIYVNKLDRTGGDFYSVVKQVKEVLAATPLVMVLPIGIESDFKGVVDLLTRKAWVWDESGDPDNYEIQDVPADMVDDVETYREQLVEIAIEQDDELMEKYLEGEEVSIDELKACIRKGTRDLAFFPTYCGSSFKNKGVQLILDAVVDYLPNPMEVKPQPEVDLEGNETGEYAIVDSQEPLRALAFKIMDDRYGALTFTRIYSGTLNKGESVLNTATGKTERVGRMVEMHANSREEIDTAQAGDIIAIVGLKNIQTGHTLCDPKDPATLEPMVFPDPVISIAVTPKNKGASEKLGMALGKMVQEDPSFYVETDQESGEVIIKGMGELHLDIKVDILKRTHGVEVEVGKPQVAYRESITKIVQDSYTHKKQSGGSGQFGKIDYTIEPGETGSGFEFESKVTGGNVPREFWPAVEKGFASSIEKGVLAGFPCVDLKITLNDGSFHPVDSSAIAFEIAAKSGYRQTLPKAGPQILEPIMNVDVFTPDDHMGDVIGDLNRRRGIIKSQNSTPMGVRIKADVPLSEMFGYIGDLRTMTSGRGQFSMEFNYYSPCPKNVAEEVITEAKERQAAK, encoded by the coding sequence ATGAAAGACCTTACTCGATATCGGAACATAGGCATCTTCGCTCATGTAGATGCTGGCAAAACAACGACTACCGAAAGAATCCTTAAGCTTACTGGTAAAACCCATAAAATCGGCGAGGTGCATGAAGGAGAAGCAACAACTGACTTCATGGATCAGGAAAAAGAACGTGGCATTACTATTCAGTCTGCCGCCACAAGCTGTTTTTGGAAAGAGCATCAGCTAAACATAATTGACACTCCTGGTCACGTTGACTTCACCATCGAGGTTTATCGTTCTCTCAAAGTTTTAGATGGCGGGATTGGTGTGTTCTGTGCTTCGGGTGGGGTCGAACCTCAGTCTGAAACTAACTGGCGTTATGCTAACGATTCAAAAGTAGCCAGAATCATTTACGTCAATAAATTAGATCGTACTGGTGGTGACTTTTATAGTGTAGTTAAGCAGGTAAAAGAAGTCCTGGCTGCTACTCCTTTGGTAATGGTGTTACCTATCGGCATCGAAAGTGACTTTAAAGGAGTGGTGGATTTACTAACTCGCAAAGCTTGGGTCTGGGATGAATCTGGAGATCCAGATAATTATGAAATCCAAGATGTTCCTGCGGATATGGTTGACGATGTGGAAACCTATCGCGAACAGCTAGTCGAAATTGCCATTGAGCAAGACGACGAATTGATGGAGAAATATTTAGAAGGGGAAGAAGTTTCTATTGACGAACTCAAAGCCTGTATCCGTAAGGGAACTCGCGATCTAGCTTTCTTCCCTACTTACTGTGGTTCTTCCTTTAAAAACAAAGGAGTACAGTTAATCCTAGATGCGGTGGTGGACTATCTACCAAACCCCATGGAAGTTAAACCTCAACCAGAGGTTGACCTAGAAGGTAATGAAACAGGTGAATACGCTATTGTCGATTCCCAAGAGCCTTTGCGAGCTTTGGCATTCAAAATTATGGATGATCGTTATGGCGCGCTAACCTTTACTCGAATTTATTCTGGGACATTAAATAAAGGTGAATCTGTTTTAAATACAGCCACAGGTAAAACTGAGCGTGTAGGACGGATGGTAGAGATGCACGCGAACTCTCGCGAAGAAATTGATACTGCTCAAGCAGGGGACATTATTGCCATTGTCGGCTTGAAAAACATTCAAACTGGACACACCCTTTGCGATCCCAAAGATCCTGCAACTTTAGAACCGATGGTCTTCCCTGACCCCGTAATCTCCATCGCCGTAACTCCCAAAAACAAAGGTGCTTCTGAAAAGCTAGGAATGGCATTGGGTAAAATGGTTCAAGAAGACCCTTCTTTCTATGTGGAAACTGACCAGGAAAGTGGTGAGGTGATTATTAAAGGGATGGGTGAACTTCACCTAGACATTAAGGTAGATATTCTTAAGCGTACTCACGGTGTAGAGGTTGAAGTTGGTAAGCCTCAAGTTGCTTACCGAGAATCTATCACTAAAATCGTTCAAGATAGCTATACTCACAAGAAACAGTCTGGTGGTTCTGGTCAGTTTGGTAAGATTGACTATACTATCGAGCCTGGTGAAACTGGTTCGGGCTTTGAGTTTGAATCTAAAGTTACTGGTGGTAACGTCCCCAGAGAATTTTGGCCAGCAGTAGAAAAAGGCTTTGCTAGCAGTATAGAAAAAGGTGTTTTGGCTGGATTTCCCTGTGTAGATTTAAAAATCACCCTAAACGATGGTTCATTCCACCCTGTAGACTCTAGCGCGATCGCTTTTGAAATTGCAGCCAAATCTGGTTATCGTCAAACTTTACCCAAAGCGGGACCGCAAATTCTTGAGCCTATTATGAACGTGGACGTATTTACTCCTGATGACCACATGGGAGACGTGATTGGCGATCTTAACCGTCGTCGAGGCATAATTAAGTCGCAAAATTCTACTCCTATGGGTGTTCGCATTAAAGCGGACGTACCTTTGAGTGAAATGTTTGGCTACATTGGTGATTTGCGTACCATGACTTCTGGACGTGGACAATTCTCCATGGAATTCAATTATTACTCACCATGTCCTAAGAATGTTGCTGAAGAAGTTATTACCGAGGCAAAAGAACGTCAAGCAGCTAAGTAA
- a CDS encoding type II toxin-antitoxin system RelN family antitoxin → MKAIEVTGTVNNKGQLSLDEPLTVDKFTRVRVIVLLSDADIDEELLESPQESFRQGWHDVMTGNSLPVSQLWDGIDAE, encoded by the coding sequence ATGAAAGCGATTGAAGTAACGGGAACAGTTAATAATAAAGGTCAACTTTCTTTAGATGAACCTTTAACTGTAGATAAATTTACTCGCGTCCGCGTTATTGTATTACTTTCAGATGCAGACATTGACGAAGAATTATTAGAATCCCCGCAAGAGAGTTTTCGCCAGGGTTGGCATGACGTAATGACAGGGAATAGCTTACCTGTATCTCAGCTTTGGGATGGAATTGATGCAGAATGA
- a CDS encoding type II toxin-antitoxin system HicA family toxin: MGRLSGFKYRKIIKVLPEFGFEFHRQAAGSHEIWFNAETDKYTTIPKHTGDMPEGTLRAILKQANITPEDFLQKAR, from the coding sequence ATGGGAAGGTTGTCGGGATTTAAGTATCGTAAAATTATTAAGGTATTGCCAGAATTTGGATTTGAGTTTCACCGTCAGGCTGCGGGTAGTCATGAAATTTGGTTCAACGCTGAGACAGATAAGTACACAACAATTCCCAAACATACAGGAGATATGCCTGAAGGAACGTTGCGAGCTATTTTAAAACAAGCAAACATCACTCCAGAAGATTTCTTGCAAAAAGCTCGTTAG
- a CDS encoding type II toxin-antitoxin system HicB family antitoxin, with amino-acid sequence MEKIINLHIEKLPEGYYLATTDDLQGLVVQGKTISETLEIARDVAQKLIESQANITLSPVAESFDYPLVVGQ; translated from the coding sequence ATGGAAAAAATCATTAACTTGCACATCGAGAAACTGCCAGAAGGTTACTATTTAGCAACAACAGATGATCTTCAAGGACTTGTTGTCCAAGGTAAAACAATTTCCGAAACTCTAGAAATCGCTCGTGATGTTGCTCAGAAGCTGATTGAATCTCAGGCAAATATAACCTTGAGTCCTGTTGCGGAAAGCTTTGATTATCCTTTGGTGGTTGGTCAATAA